The following are encoded together in the Actinoplanes sp. N902-109 genome:
- a CDS encoding APC family permease has translation MSAPVRPPLERSLSTAKIVFLVVAAAAPLAAMIGTVPLAFAVGTGAGVPAVFVFAGVTLLLFSVGYAAMSRHVVHAGGFYSYVEAGLGRRAAVAAGFIGVVAYNATAIGLSGAFAYFAHSVAAAHGLDLPWVLWAAAGLVTVGVLGHRQADLGAKVLCLLMLGEIAALLVLDAAVVGDRGAAALPAASFEPGTVLGAGLGVSLMFAFISFIGFESAALYGEEAADPRRSVPLATYISVVIIASFYAFTSWIAVGAVGAADVRRVAGEQLGDLFFVLTDEQLGSAATTVVQVLLCTSLFASMLALHNAASRYMFALGRAGVLPGRLGGVHPRHGAPHVASRVQVLVTAVVLAGAALAGLDPYVNLATSMLGLGTLGIMVLQVGAGIAVLAFFRRRADRHWWRTGLAPALGVAGLLVAGVLVVDNFALMVGTDAVVVTALPWLLPLAVAAGLARAWQLRKRRDPVTTAGPEDGRVAPQPAVQK, from the coding sequence ATGAGCGCGCCGGTCCGGCCGCCGCTGGAGCGGTCGCTGAGCACCGCCAAGATCGTGTTCCTGGTGGTGGCCGCCGCCGCACCGCTGGCCGCGATGATCGGCACGGTGCCGCTGGCGTTCGCCGTGGGCACCGGCGCCGGTGTCCCGGCCGTGTTCGTGTTCGCCGGTGTCACGCTGCTGCTCTTCTCGGTGGGTTACGCCGCGATGAGCCGGCACGTCGTGCATGCCGGCGGCTTCTACAGCTACGTCGAGGCGGGACTGGGCCGCCGGGCCGCGGTGGCCGCCGGCTTCATCGGGGTGGTGGCGTACAACGCGACCGCGATCGGGCTCTCCGGTGCGTTCGCGTACTTCGCCCACTCGGTGGCCGCCGCGCACGGGCTGGACCTGCCCTGGGTGCTGTGGGCCGCCGCGGGTCTGGTGACCGTCGGCGTGCTGGGTCACCGCCAAGCCGATCTCGGTGCCAAGGTGCTGTGCCTGCTGATGCTGGGGGAGATCGCCGCGCTGCTGGTGCTGGACGCCGCCGTCGTGGGTGACCGCGGCGCGGCGGCGCTCCCGGCGGCCTCCTTCGAGCCCGGCACGGTCCTGGGAGCCGGTCTGGGCGTCTCGCTGATGTTCGCGTTCATCTCGTTCATCGGGTTCGAATCGGCCGCACTGTACGGCGAAGAGGCGGCCGACCCGCGCCGCAGTGTGCCGCTGGCGACGTACATCTCGGTCGTGATCATCGCGTCGTTCTATGCGTTCACCAGCTGGATCGCGGTGGGTGCGGTGGGCGCCGCCGACGTGCGCCGGGTGGCGGGCGAGCAGCTGGGCGACCTGTTCTTCGTCCTCACCGACGAGCAACTGGGCAGCGCGGCCACGACGGTCGTGCAGGTGCTGCTGTGCACGAGCCTGTTCGCCTCGATGCTCGCCCTGCACAACGCGGCGTCGCGGTACATGTTCGCGCTGGGTCGCGCGGGTGTGCTGCCCGGCCGGCTCGGTGGCGTGCACCCCCGCCACGGCGCGCCGCACGTCGCGAGCCGGGTGCAGGTGCTGGTGACGGCCGTCGTGCTGGCGGGCGCGGCGCTGGCGGGCCTCGACCCCTATGTCAACCTGGCCACAAGCATGCTGGGGCTGGGCACGCTCGGCATCATGGTGCTGCAGGTCGGCGCGGGCATCGCGGTGCTGGCGTTCTTCCGCCGCCGTGCGGACCGGCACTGGTGGCGTACCGGCCTGGCGCCCGCGCTCGGGGTGGCCGGTCTGCTGGTGGCCGGCGTGCTGGTGGTGGACAACTTTGCGCTGATGGTCGGCACCGACGCGGTGGTGGTGACCGCGCTGCCCTGGCTGCTACCGCTTGCCGTCGCCGCGGGGCTCGCCCGCGCGTGGCAGCTGCGGAAGCGCCGGGACCCGGTCACCACGGCCGGCCCCGAGGACGGCCGGGTCGCGCCGCAACCGGCCGTCCAGAAGTGA
- a CDS encoding helix-turn-helix domain-containing protein produces MTVLASPPSAVGAMLREWRQRRRLSQLELSLKADISTRHLSFLETGRSAPSREMVLQLADRLDLPLRDRNRMLLAAGYAPAYSETPMEAPVMNSVRAAVRQILTGHDPYPAVVVDRCWNIVDLNEALAVLTSRVSPALLAPPAANVLRASLHPDGLAPHIVNLGEWRAHLIGRLHRQVAFSGDARLAELEEELRGYPCDQVEPDVEIPGPGELVVPLRVRTDLGELTFFSTVATFGTPLDITVAELCIESFFPADETTAKALRSRAK; encoded by the coding sequence ATGACGGTTCTCGCATCGCCCCCCTCGGCCGTCGGCGCCATGCTGCGCGAGTGGCGCCAGCGACGCCGGCTCAGCCAGCTGGAGCTCTCCCTCAAGGCGGACATCTCCACCCGGCATCTGAGCTTCCTCGAAACGGGTCGCTCGGCGCCGAGCCGCGAGATGGTGCTGCAGCTGGCCGACCGGCTCGACCTGCCGCTGCGCGACCGCAACCGGATGCTGCTGGCCGCCGGTTACGCCCCGGCCTACTCCGAGACGCCGATGGAGGCGCCGGTGATGAACTCGGTGCGCGCCGCCGTTCGCCAGATCCTCACCGGCCACGACCCCTACCCGGCGGTGGTGGTCGACCGCTGCTGGAACATCGTGGACCTCAACGAGGCGCTTGCGGTGCTGACGAGCCGGGTGTCCCCGGCGCTGCTGGCACCGCCGGCGGCCAACGTGCTGCGGGCCAGCCTGCACCCCGACGGGCTGGCCCCGCACATCGTCAACCTCGGCGAGTGGCGCGCCCACCTGATCGGGCGGTTGCACCGGCAGGTCGCGTTCAGCGGCGACGCGCGCCTCGCCGAGCTCGAGGAGGAATTGCGCGGTTACCCGTGCGATCAGGTCGAGCCGGATGTGGAAATCCCGGGCCCGGGCGAGCTCGTGGTGCCGTTGCGGGTGCGCACCGATCTGGGCGAGCTGACATTTTTCAGCACCGTGGCGACCTTTGGCACACCACTCGACATCACCGTTGCGGAATTGTGCATCGAATCGTTCTTCCCGGCCGACGAAACCACCGCGAAAGCGCTGCGGTCACGGGCGAAATAG
- a CDS encoding MaoC/PaaZ C-terminal domain-containing protein, whose product MTGPAAPAASPRVRTDVTLLPGLAGRDLGISGWHPVGAAAVAAFADVTGDHQWIHLDPHRAAEGPFGAPVAHGLLVLALVPALLAEVVEVTGVRHVINKGVQGARFLAPVRVGDRVRAWAGVQSARPRPREHWEVTWEVTVESEAAATAALRTTMTYLYRAAA is encoded by the coding sequence ATGACCGGGCCCGCAGCGCCGGCGGCTTCGCCCCGGGTGCGCACCGACGTGACCCTGCTGCCCGGGCTGGCCGGCCGCGACCTCGGCATCAGCGGCTGGCACCCGGTCGGCGCGGCCGCCGTGGCGGCGTTCGCCGACGTCACGGGCGACCACCAGTGGATCCACCTGGACCCGCACCGGGCGGCCGAGGGCCCGTTCGGCGCGCCGGTGGCCCACGGCCTCCTGGTACTCGCGCTGGTCCCGGCGCTGCTGGCGGAGGTCGTCGAGGTGACCGGCGTGCGGCACGTCATCAACAAGGGGGTGCAGGGCGCCCGCTTCCTCGCCCCGGTGCGGGTCGGCGACCGGGTGCGGGCCTGGGCCGGGGTGCAGTCGGCGCGCCCGCGGCCACGGGAGCACTGGGAGGTGACGTGGGAGGTCACCGTGGAGAGCGAGGCTGCGGCCACGGCGGCGCTGCGGACCACCATGACCTACCTCTATCGGGCCGCCGCCTGA
- the fabI gene encoding enoyl-ACP reductase FabI codes for MRLSSRGGVVLLHEKKILVTGVITEKSIAFAAAALAQQQGAEVVLSGFGRGLRITRQVAQRLPQPADVLELDLTEPAHLAAAAADLQGRWGRLDGVLHAAAYAPPDALDGGFLTAGWADVASAVHVSTYSFVALARTCAPLLKAAGGGSVVGLDFAGDQVWPGYDWMGVAKSGLESCCRYLAHALGPQGTRVNLVAAGPLRTVAATAIKSFDDLVRAWHERAPLAWDETDAEPVGRAVCALWSGWLPAVTGEVLHVDGGAHAVGADPVAARAAGAAPGQPA; via the coding sequence ATGCGATTGTCCAGCCGGGGAGGCGTTGTGCTGCTGCACGAGAAGAAGATTCTTGTCACCGGGGTCATCACCGAGAAGTCGATAGCATTCGCCGCTGCCGCACTGGCCCAGCAGCAGGGTGCGGAGGTGGTGCTGAGCGGCTTCGGCCGAGGCCTGCGCATCACCCGGCAGGTGGCGCAGCGGCTGCCGCAGCCCGCCGATGTGCTGGAGCTGGACCTGACCGAGCCGGCGCACCTGGCCGCGGCTGCCGCCGACCTGCAGGGGCGCTGGGGCCGGCTGGACGGGGTGCTGCACGCCGCGGCGTACGCACCCCCGGACGCCCTCGACGGTGGTTTCCTGACCGCCGGCTGGGCCGATGTCGCGTCCGCCGTGCACGTCTCGACGTACTCGTTCGTCGCGCTGGCCCGGACCTGCGCCCCGCTGCTCAAGGCCGCCGGAGGTGGCTCGGTGGTCGGCCTGGACTTCGCCGGCGACCAGGTCTGGCCGGGCTACGACTGGATGGGGGTGGCCAAGAGCGGGCTGGAGAGCTGCTGCCGCTACCTCGCGCACGCGCTCGGCCCCCAGGGCACCCGGGTGAACCTCGTCGCGGCGGGGCCGCTGCGCACCGTCGCCGCCACGGCGATCAAGTCGTTCGACGATCTGGTCCGGGCGTGGCACGAGCGGGCGCCGCTGGCGTGGGACGAGACCGATGCCGAACCGGTCGGCCGGGCCGTGTGCGCGCTGTGGTCCGGCTGGCTGCCCGCAGTCACCGGCGAGGTGCTGCACGTCGACGGGGGCGCGCACGCGGTCGGCGCCGACCCGGTGGCGGCCCGCGCGGCCGGGGCGGCGCCGGGGCAGCCCGCATGA